From the bacterium genome, one window contains:
- a CDS encoding VOC family protein: protein MPTISPCLWFDGQAEEAAHFYAAVIPDSRVDRVHRAPSHYPHGREGDVLTVEVTVAGTPFVLLNGGPKFTFNEAISFQLYTDDQAETDRLTNALSAVPEAEQCGWVKDRFGLSWQIVPRRLLALLADPDRARAKRAMDAMMHMKRLDIAALERAADGG from the coding sequence ATGCCGACGATCAGCCCCTGTCTCTGGTTCGACGGTCAGGCCGAGGAGGCCGCCCACTTCTACGCCGCGGTGATTCCCGACTCGCGCGTCGATCGCGTCCATCGCGCCCCGTCCCACTATCCGCACGGCCGGGAGGGCGACGTGCTGACGGTGGAGGTCACCGTCGCCGGCACGCCCTTCGTGCTTCTGAACGGCGGGCCAAAGTTCACCTTCAACGAAGCAATCAGCTTCCAGCTCTACACCGACGACCAGGCGGAGACCGACCGCCTGACGAACGCGCTGTCGGCCGTGCCCGAGGCCGAGCAGTGCGGCTGGGTGAAGGACCGCTTCGGCCTGTCCTGGCAGATCGTGCCGCGTCGCCTGCTCGCGCTGCTCGCCGACCCGGACCGCGCCCGCGCCAAACGGGCGATGGACGCGATGATGCACATGAAGCGCCTCGACATCGCCGCCCTCGAGCGCGCCGCCGACGGGGGGTGA
- a CDS encoding HAMP domain-containing protein, whose product MPPLGLRARFLLACALLVLTTVTASLWTLRTLSQLGGVVGTAVRDTDDATAATAALAGALEREDDALLLALAGDADAPRALDAARRAVDERLARLATVLGDSSEQALAARLRSAITAYRAAASRLAEAGRTTDALLRYHREANPLLRAAVGLTAQIRDQRFEQAQQVAKLARDEALRARRVVFAITGIALAISVLVALHLARVVIAPLRQLMREATAIRSGDFEARIPVRSRDELGQVSQAFNEMAADLADFRRSNVGETLRAKAALEATIEALPDAVVLVDADGRVQSLNGSARRLVAGGRSPATIGALGLDGLSDAAVAAAVAAAGAAPLITELGGALRVTVDGSPRRLLPRVIPLPGFAGGRPGALVLLSDVTDLVRLDEMRAELIAVASHELRTPLTTLRMTLLMLQESAAALTPRQRELVGASLGGIDQLSEIVDEFLDLTRIEAGALRLSCEPLDAAALVDACVRRAAPRAREADLDVHLAHEPHLPAIAADRTRLRVVVDNMLSNALEYTPAGGRVDVEVGAVRDAEGQPTNRVRIAIADSGPGVPPEFRRRVFEKFFRVEHHRPESHAGSRGTGVGLYLCHQIVALHGGTIRCEANPRGRGACFVVELPATPVGAAVETPA is encoded by the coding sequence ATGCCGCCCCTCGGCCTCCGCGCCCGCTTCCTGCTCGCCTGCGCGCTGCTCGTGCTGACCACGGTCACGGCGAGCCTCTGGACCCTGCGCACCCTGTCGCAACTCGGCGGCGTGGTCGGCACCGCCGTGCGCGATACCGACGACGCGACCGCCGCCACCGCGGCGCTCGCCGGCGCGCTCGAGCGCGAGGACGACGCCCTGCTGTTGGCGCTGGCGGGGGACGCGGACGCCCCGCGGGCGCTCGACGCGGCGCGGCGCGCCGTCGACGAGCGCCTGGCGCGGCTCGCGACCGTGCTCGGCGACTCGTCGGAGCAGGCGCTCGCCGCGCGCCTGCGCTCCGCGATCACCGCCTATCGCGCCGCCGCCAGCCGTCTGGCCGAGGCCGGCCGCACGACCGACGCGCTCCTCCGCTATCATCGCGAAGCGAACCCGCTGCTGCGCGCCGCGGTCGGTCTCACCGCCCAGATCCGCGACCAGCGCTTCGAGCAGGCGCAGCAGGTGGCGAAGCTGGCACGCGACGAGGCCCTGCGCGCCCGGCGGGTCGTGTTCGCGATCACCGGCATCGCCCTCGCCATCTCCGTCCTGGTCGCCCTCCACCTGGCGCGGGTGGTGATCGCGCCCCTGCGCCAGCTCATGCGGGAGGCGACGGCGATCCGCAGCGGCGACTTCGAGGCGCGCATCCCGGTTCGCTCGCGCGACGAGCTGGGGCAGGTGAGCCAGGCCTTCAACGAGATGGCGGCCGATCTGGCCGACTTCCGTCGCTCGAACGTCGGGGAAACCCTGCGCGCCAAGGCCGCGCTGGAGGCGACCATCGAGGCGCTGCCCGACGCCGTCGTGTTGGTCGACGCGGACGGGCGCGTGCAGTCGCTGAACGGCAGCGCCCGGCGCCTGGTCGCCGGCGGCCGCAGCCCGGCGACGATCGGCGCGCTCGGCCTGGACGGCCTGAGCGACGCCGCCGTCGCGGCCGCCGTCGCCGCCGCCGGCGCCGCGCCCCTGATCACCGAGCTGGGAGGCGCGCTGCGCGTCACCGTCGACGGCAGCCCCCGGCGCCTGCTGCCGCGCGTCATCCCCTTGCCCGGCTTCGCCGGCGGCCGGCCCGGAGCCCTGGTGCTGCTCTCCGACGTCACCGACCTGGTGCGCCTCGACGAGATGCGCGCCGAGCTGATCGCGGTCGCCTCGCACGAGCTGCGGACGCCGCTGACCACGCTGCGCATGACGCTGCTCATGCTCCAGGAGAGCGCGGCCGCCCTGACGCCCCGACAGCGGGAGCTGGTGGGCGCGTCGCTCGGCGGGATCGACCAGTTGAGCGAGATCGTCGACGAGTTCCTCGACCTGACGCGCATCGAGGCCGGCGCCTTGCGTCTGAGCTGCGAGCCGCTGGATGCCGCGGCCCTGGTCGATGCCTGCGTGCGCCGCGCCGCGCCGCGGGCGCGCGAGGCGGACCTCGACGTCCACCTCGCCCACGAACCACACCTGCCGGCGATCGCCGCCGATCGCACGCGGCTGCGCGTCGTGGTCGACAACATGCTCTCGAACGCCCTCGAGTACACGCCGGCCGGCGGCCGGGTCGACGTCGAGGTCGGCGCCGTGCGCGACGCCGAGGGGCAGCCGACGAACCGGGTGCGGATTGCGATCGCCGACTCCGGACCGGGCGTGCCGCCGGAGTTTCGCCGGCGCGTGTTCGAGAAGTTCTTCCGCGTCGAACACCACCGCCCCGAGTCCCACGCGGGCAGCCGCGGCACCGGCGTCGGCCTGTATCTGTGCCACCAGATCGTCGCGCTGCACGGCGGGACCATCCGCTGCGAGGCGAATCCGCGCGGCCGCGGCGCGTGCTTCGTCGTCGAGCTGCCGGCGACACCCGTGGGCGCGGCCGTGGAGACGCCGGCGTGA
- a CDS encoding TolC family protein — protein MSAWTRMRRRLRLVLLIGCAALPSCTATAAAPRRDADSVTPADSAAERLGAAAPAAAALGGDPDLPTAPGEGSPGAEEERLTLSDAIAECLANDPRIRAGVAMLQQARAELSTASLLPNPSLDTGISLFPLGEPFTVDHQGGPPQFDVGIAFPIDWLLFGKRAARIDTARAGVDVAAAELADLVRQRLAATAAAFYDVLEAQALLDLARQDQESLERLQRITETLVRLGGAGTIENDRVRVSLLDSQREARRRAADLAIAKAALLAQIGRSTSARRLDVVGSLEVAAPLPPIATERAFQLAQRYRPDVLAAQRRIAAAAAAARTAESEAFPDVTPRFGYTRQFQSQAIGFPDVNAFGVGVDLSLPVFDRNQGGIAAARAAQAQAESERRATLVELRAEIEQAVRDHRFAYAAVTADAPLRIEAARNARDKIETAYRVGGRPLIDVLDAQRAFRDTQRLDVEDRAQYWQSLHRLNAAVGKEVLR, from the coding sequence GTGAGCGCGTGGACGCGCATGCGGCGCCGGCTGCGCCTGGTTCTCCTGATCGGCTGCGCGGCGCTGCCCTCCTGCACCGCGACGGCCGCGGCGCCGCGGCGCGACGCCGACTCCGTCACGCCGGCCGACAGCGCCGCGGAGCGGCTCGGCGCGGCCGCGCCGGCGGCAGCCGCCCTGGGAGGCGATCCCGACCTCCCCACGGCGCCGGGCGAGGGCTCCCCGGGGGCGGAGGAGGAGCGCCTGACGCTCTCCGACGCGATCGCCGAGTGCCTGGCGAACGATCCGCGCATCCGCGCCGGCGTCGCGATGCTGCAGCAGGCGCGCGCCGAGCTCTCGACGGCGTCGCTGCTGCCCAATCCGTCGCTCGACACGGGCATCAGCCTCTTCCCGCTCGGGGAGCCGTTCACCGTCGACCACCAGGGCGGGCCGCCGCAGTTCGACGTCGGGATCGCGTTTCCGATCGATTGGCTGCTGTTCGGCAAGCGCGCGGCGCGCATCGACACGGCGCGGGCCGGGGTCGACGTCGCCGCCGCGGAGCTCGCGGACCTGGTGCGCCAGCGCCTCGCCGCCACGGCGGCAGCCTTCTACGACGTGCTCGAGGCGCAGGCGCTGCTCGACCTGGCGCGCCAGGACCAGGAGAGCCTCGAACGCCTGCAACGCATCACCGAGACGCTGGTGCGCCTCGGCGGCGCGGGCACGATCGAGAACGACCGCGTGCGCGTGTCGCTGCTCGACAGCCAGCGCGAGGCGCGCCGCCGCGCCGCCGATCTGGCGATCGCCAAGGCGGCGCTGCTGGCGCAGATCGGACGTTCAACCAGCGCGCGGCGCCTCGACGTCGTGGGCAGCCTCGAGGTCGCGGCGCCGCTGCCGCCGATCGCGACCGAACGCGCGTTCCAACTGGCGCAGCGGTACCGCCCCGACGTGCTCGCCGCGCAGCGCCGCATCGCCGCGGCGGCCGCCGCCGCCCGCACGGCAGAGTCCGAGGCGTTTCCGGACGTGACGCCCCGCTTCGGGTACACGCGCCAGTTCCAGAGCCAGGCGATCGGCTTTCCCGACGTCAACGCGTTCGGCGTCGGGGTGGACCTCTCCCTGCCGGTGTTCGACCGCAACCAGGGCGGCATCGCGGCAGCGCGGGCGGCGCAGGCGCAGGCCGAGAGCGAGCGGCGCGCCACCCTGGTCGAGCTGCGCGCCGAGATCGAACAGGCGGTGCGCGATCACCGCTTCGCCTACGCGGCGGTGACGGCGGATGCGCCGCTGCGCATCGAGGCGGCGCGCAATGCGCGCGACAAGATCGAGACGGCCTACCGGGTCGGCGGGCGGCCGTTGATCGACGTGCTGGATGCGCAACGGGCCTTTCGCGACACCCAGCGCCTCGATGTGGAGGACCGCGCGCAATACTGGCAGTCGCTCCATCGGCTGAACGCGGCGGTGGGGAAGGAGGTGCTGCGATGA
- a CDS encoding CusA/CzcA family heavy metal efflux RND transporter: MPSPIEIALRHRWGVFLCTLALAALGAWSFARQKIDAYPDISGQMVTIITTFPGRAPEDVERQVTVPIERAMGGVPRVETIRSRTIFGLSVVQLSFEEGVDGYWARQRVEENLRGVDLPEQATPELGPLATAYGEIFRYELQSNGVADLMALRTLNDWVVIPRLIRVPGVADVSNFGGLAKQYAVTLQPAQLLRFGLTLRDVVDALRSNNADAGGSVLSRGSMSFVVRGRGALRDPESIASTFIRSIDGTPVYVRDVANVELDAKVPSGIFSKDRTDEAVEGIVLMRRGENPSQVLQRVKDAIAELAATELPDGVRIVPFYDRQHLVDETLRTVSHSVLLGIGLVVLVLVLFLGRLSLAALVALTIPFSLLFALVLMGAADIPIGLLSIGAIDFGIIVDGAVIMVDSIAHRLGSHAPRGGRRDVTTAILAAAQSVQRAIFFSMLMIIAAYLPLLTLTRIEGLLFRPMALTIVFALIGALFFALMTIPALASVVLRRGHREWDNPALRWFRPVYGAILRRLMAARGAVIAGAAVLIAGVTLLVVPRLGVEFLPYIDEGVIWVRANFPEGTSLEQTARFGARIRELVLALPDVAFVSVQTGRNDSGTDPFPPSRMEIMIGPTPRADWRQFRTKHELLEAIGSRLRRDFPTTRFNFTQPIIDSVTEDTNGTSANLAVEIQGPDPAVLQRLGQQAVDLLRAVPGAVDVNIEQEGPQPQLVIQPDRALGARYNVRIEDIQQLIDTALGGEPVAALYEGDRRFDIAVRFDRQSLSSPSAVGRLPVHTADGVPIPLAEVASIDLVDGQTTIAREGGRQRLTVRCDIVDRDQGGFVADAQARFAAAIQVPPGYRVSWLGMFENLARARAHFAVVIPATLALIYGLLVLTFRSQASALMLLLSVPFAFTGGALALCLRGMHLNVSTGVGFAALFGVSIMNGVLMVRAITALRLQGTSADEAIVQGSQQCLRPILMASLVAILGLLPASLATGLGSDVQRPLATVIVWGLFSGMTLTLFLVPVLYRLVLPALPQPTVATAEGAVFVEPLPAVAPADVVAVLRAVAAEGGESEIFRIAEACDFQFGRVVLVVKAAELLDLVDTPRHVVVLAAAGRRLVEAPPDEQAGVWRRQLLHLRLFRLVHDAALRRDDRTLDRDFVLETIVTRMPSEDYELVFNTFVRWARFGALFDYDPETHRLRLIA; encoded by the coding sequence ATGCCCAGCCCGATCGAAATCGCCCTCCGCCACCGTTGGGGAGTGTTCCTCTGCACGCTGGCGCTGGCCGCCCTCGGCGCGTGGTCGTTCGCCCGTCAGAAGATCGACGCCTACCCCGACATCTCCGGGCAGATGGTCACCATCATCACCACCTTCCCGGGCCGCGCCCCGGAGGACGTGGAGCGGCAGGTCACGGTGCCGATCGAACGCGCCATGGGCGGCGTCCCGCGGGTGGAGACGATCCGCTCGCGCACCATCTTCGGCCTGTCGGTCGTGCAACTGTCGTTCGAGGAAGGAGTCGACGGGTACTGGGCCCGGCAACGCGTCGAGGAGAACCTGCGCGGCGTCGATCTCCCGGAGCAGGCGACGCCGGAGCTGGGTCCGCTGGCAACCGCCTACGGCGAGATCTTCCGCTACGAGCTGCAATCGAACGGCGTGGCCGATCTGATGGCGCTGCGGACCCTGAACGACTGGGTCGTCATCCCGCGCCTCATCCGCGTGCCGGGCGTGGCGGACGTCAGCAACTTCGGCGGCCTCGCCAAGCAGTACGCCGTCACCCTGCAGCCGGCGCAACTCCTCCGCTTCGGGCTCACGCTGCGCGACGTCGTCGACGCGCTGCGCAGCAACAACGCCGACGCCGGCGGCTCGGTGCTGTCGCGCGGCAGCATGTCGTTCGTGGTGCGGGGACGGGGCGCGCTGCGCGATCCGGAATCGATCGCCTCCACCTTCATCCGCTCGATCGACGGGACGCCGGTCTACGTGCGCGACGTGGCGAACGTCGAGCTCGACGCCAAGGTCCCCTCGGGCATCTTCAGCAAGGACCGCACGGACGAGGCGGTCGAGGGCATCGTCCTCATGCGCCGCGGCGAGAATCCGTCGCAGGTGCTGCAGCGGGTCAAGGACGCGATCGCCGAGCTCGCCGCCACCGAGCTGCCCGACGGGGTCCGCATCGTGCCCTTCTACGACCGGCAGCACCTGGTCGACGAAACGCTGCGCACGGTCAGCCACAGCGTGCTGCTCGGCATCGGGCTGGTCGTCCTCGTCCTGGTGCTCTTCCTCGGCCGCCTGTCGCTCGCCGCGCTGGTGGCGCTCACGATCCCCTTCTCGCTGCTGTTCGCGCTCGTGCTCATGGGCGCGGCCGACATTCCGATCGGCCTGCTGTCGATCGGCGCCATCGACTTCGGCATCATCGTCGACGGGGCGGTGATCATGGTCGACAGCATCGCCCACCGCCTCGGATCGCACGCGCCGCGGGGCGGGCGGCGCGACGTCACGACCGCCATCCTCGCCGCCGCGCAGAGCGTGCAGCGGGCGATCTTCTTCTCGATGTTGATGATCATCGCCGCCTACCTGCCGCTCCTCACGCTGACCCGGATCGAAGGGCTGCTGTTCCGGCCGATGGCGCTGACCATCGTCTTCGCCCTGATCGGCGCGCTCTTCTTCGCCCTCATGACGATCCCGGCGCTGGCCAGCGTCGTCCTGCGCCGCGGCCACCGGGAGTGGGACAATCCGGCGCTGCGCTGGTTCCGGCCCGTCTACGGCGCCATCCTGCGCCGCCTGATGGCGGCGCGCGGCGCCGTGATCGCGGGCGCGGCGGTGCTCATCGCCGGGGTGACGCTGCTCGTGGTGCCGCGGCTCGGGGTCGAGTTCCTACCGTACATCGACGAGGGCGTGATCTGGGTCCGCGCCAACTTCCCGGAGGGGACGTCGCTCGAACAGACGGCGCGCTTCGGGGCGCGCATCCGCGAGCTGGTCCTCGCCCTGCCCGACGTCGCGTTCGTCTCCGTGCAGACGGGGCGCAACGACAGCGGCACCGACCCGTTCCCTCCCAGCCGCATGGAGATCATGATCGGGCCCACGCCGCGCGCCGACTGGCGGCAGTTCCGCACCAAGCACGAGCTGCTCGAGGCCATCGGGTCGCGCCTGCGCCGCGATTTTCCCACCACCCGCTTCAACTTCACGCAGCCGATCATCGACAGCGTCACCGAGGACACCAACGGCACCTCGGCGAACCTCGCCGTGGAGATCCAGGGCCCGGATCCGGCGGTCCTGCAGCGACTCGGGCAGCAGGCGGTCGACCTGCTGCGCGCGGTGCCGGGGGCGGTCGACGTCAACATCGAGCAGGAGGGACCGCAGCCGCAGTTGGTCATCCAACCCGACCGCGCCCTCGGCGCGCGCTACAACGTGCGCATCGAGGACATCCAGCAGCTCATCGACACCGCGCTCGGCGGCGAGCCGGTGGCGGCGCTCTACGAGGGCGACCGCCGCTTCGACATCGCGGTGCGCTTCGATCGCCAGTCGCTCTCCTCGCCGTCGGCCGTCGGCCGCCTCCCCGTCCACACCGCCGACGGCGTGCCGATTCCGCTCGCCGAGGTCGCCAGCATCGACCTCGTCGACGGCCAGACCACGATCGCGCGCGAGGGCGGACGGCAGCGACTGACCGTCCGCTGCGACATCGTCGACCGCGATCAGGGCGGATTCGTCGCCGACGCGCAGGCGCGGTTCGCCGCCGCGATCCAGGTGCCGCCCGGCTATCGGGTGAGCTGGCTCGGCATGTTCGAGAACCTGGCCCGCGCCCGCGCCCACTTCGCGGTGGTGATTCCGGCCACCCTGGCGCTGATCTACGGGCTGCTGGTCCTGACCTTCCGCTCGCAGGCGTCCGCCCTCATGCTGCTCCTCTCGGTGCCGTTCGCCTTCACCGGCGGCGCGCTGGCGCTCTGTCTGCGCGGCATGCACCTCAACGTCTCGACCGGCGTCGGGTTCGCCGCCCTCTTCGGCGTCTCGATCATGAACGGGGTGCTCATGGTGCGCGCCATCACCGCGCTGCGCCTGCAGGGGACGTCGGCCGACGAAGCGATCGTCCAGGGCTCGCAACAATGCCTGCGGCCGATCCTCATGGCCTCGCTGGTGGCGATCCTGGGGTTGCTGCCGGCCTCGCTCGCGACCGGCTTGGGGTCCGACGTGCAGCGGCCGCTCGCCACCGTGATCGTGTGGGGACTGTTCAGCGGCATGACCCTGACATTGTTCCTGGTCCCCGTCCTCTACCGCCTCGTCCTGCCGGCGCTGCCGCAGCCGACCGTGGCAACCGCCGAGGGCGCCGTGTTCGTCGAGCCGCTGCCCGCCGTCGCGCCGGCGGACGTCGTCGCCGTCCTGCGCGCCGTCGCCGCCGAGGGCGGCGAGAGCGAGATTTTCCGCATCGCCGAGGCATGCGACTTTCAGTTCGGACGCGTGGTGTTGGTGGTCAAGGCGGCCGAGTTGCTCGATCTGGTGGACACGCCGCGCCACGTCGTCGTCCTCGCCGCCGCCGGGCGGCGGTTGGTCGAGGCACCGCCCGACGAACAGGCGGGCGTCTGGCGTCGCCAACTCCTCCACCTGCGCCTGTTCCGGCTCGTCCACGACGCCGCGCTGCGCCGCGACGACCGGACCCTCGACCGCGACTTCGTCCTGGAGACCATCGTCACCCGCATGCCGAGCGAGGACTACGAGCTGGTCTTCAACACCTTCGTCCGCTGGGCGCGCTTCGGCGCGCTCTTCGACTACGATCCGGAAACGCACCGGCTGCGATTGATCGCGTGA
- a CDS encoding DUF1566 domain-containing protein — translation MMKWIAVGSVLLAGASLAQATPAQKCAAGKIAEAGSYAKCRAGAEKKRILTGDEARYQADLGKCVDKSSRHWASLEQGAVKRDGTCPSTGDASFILGVIDIDLGDLTRRLSGGPRLDDNGDGTITDNKTGLMWEKKIRDGSGASYAQPHNADNGYLWSGTCTISGHLCQPTAAAAAACAAGVEGDATGCAVCSSLVADGTCFVDPDASGETTIWQWLVDLNAANFAGHDDWRIPTITELQSIISYAATNPAVSAAFHGSSCGPACSDLTSPACSCTHVGIPFYFSATTTAADPTAVWYVSFLAGEVASMTKGNDVWVRAVRGGM, via the coding sequence ATGATGAAATGGATTGCCGTCGGATCCGTCCTGCTGGCGGGCGCCTCGCTCGCGCAGGCCACCCCGGCGCAGAAGTGCGCCGCGGGGAAGATCGCCGAAGCGGGCAGCTACGCCAAATGCCGCGCCGGAGCGGAAAAGAAGCGCATCCTCACGGGCGACGAGGCGCGCTATCAGGCCGACCTCGGCAAGTGCGTGGACAAGTCGAGTCGCCACTGGGCGAGTCTGGAGCAGGGCGCCGTCAAGCGGGACGGCACCTGCCCGAGCACCGGTGACGCCTCGTTCATCCTGGGCGTCATCGACATCGATCTCGGCGACCTCACGCGCCGTCTGTCGGGCGGCCCGCGACTGGACGACAACGGCGACGGAACGATCACCGACAACAAGACCGGGCTCATGTGGGAGAAGAAGATCCGCGACGGGTCGGGCGCGAGCTACGCGCAACCGCACAACGCGGACAACGGGTACCTGTGGTCGGGAACCTGCACGATCAGTGGCCACCTCTGCCAGCCGACCGCGGCGGCAGCCGCCGCCTGCGCGGCGGGGGTGGAGGGCGATGCGACCGGCTGCGCGGTGTGCAGCTCGTTGGTCGCGGACGGGACCTGCTTCGTCGATCCCGATGCGAGCGGCGAAACGACGATCTGGCAGTGGCTGGTCGACCTCAATGCAGCGAACTTCGCCGGCCACGACGACTGGCGCATTCCGACGATCACGGAGCTGCAGAGCATCATCTCCTACGCCGCGACGAATCCCGCCGTGAGCGCCGCCTTTCACGGCTCCAGTTGTGGACCGGCCTGCAGCGATCTGACGAGCCCGGCCTGCAGTTGCACCCACGTGGGCATCCCCTTCTACTTCTCCGCCACCACCACTGCCGCCGATCCAACCGCGGTTTGGTACGTGTCGTTCCTCGCCGGAGAGGTCGCATCCATGACGAAAGGCAACGACGTGTGGGTGCGGGCGGTGCGTGGGGGGATGTGA
- a CDS encoding efflux RND transporter periplasmic adaptor subunit — MTRPEPAPSRAGGARWRRAPRQWVALTALAASAAGIAFWLHRPGVDDAAMSAAADGSGEVRVVAPRRIAVAPGSPLADKLEIRTVAAERLAAPRLTVSGSIVARLGGGADNREARWDFSQPELAAAYADWLRARTEEPYAAAQLAKTRQLVAARVSAQTAVVTRLRQLVQAGTDAPKDLAAAEADLVQTQLEGQKQVFEAEAAWKDAVRARATLQRQLFQQGVDPELLDRASDDTAILVADVPEARMEAVHVGQAAEARFFARPGAPVPAAVSSVAPALASDRRTLRVFFALDDRGARLRPGMFADVGLGTEARDAISVPSDAVLHIGRSDYILVQEAGGVWRVTPVGVGESYGPAVEVVSGLAPGDVIIGGGAILLKPLMVQALRD; from the coding sequence ATGACCCGCCCGGAACCGGCGCCGTCGCGCGCCGGCGGTGCGCGCTGGCGGCGCGCGCCCCGGCAATGGGTGGCGCTGACCGCGCTGGCGGCGAGCGCGGCCGGCATCGCCTTCTGGCTTCATCGGCCCGGCGTGGACGATGCCGCCATGTCGGCGGCGGCTGACGGCAGCGGCGAGGTCCGGGTCGTCGCCCCGCGGCGCATCGCGGTGGCGCCGGGGAGCCCGCTGGCCGACAAGCTGGAGATCCGGACCGTCGCCGCCGAGCGGCTCGCGGCGCCGCGCCTGACGGTCAGCGGCTCGATCGTGGCGCGGCTCGGCGGCGGCGCCGACAACCGCGAGGCGCGCTGGGACTTCAGCCAGCCCGAGTTGGCCGCCGCGTACGCCGACTGGCTGCGCGCCCGCACCGAGGAGCCCTACGCGGCGGCGCAGCTCGCGAAAACCCGCCAGCTCGTCGCCGCGCGGGTCTCGGCGCAGACCGCGGTCGTCACTCGCCTGCGCCAACTCGTCCAGGCAGGCACCGATGCGCCCAAGGACCTCGCCGCGGCCGAGGCCGATCTGGTCCAGACGCAGCTCGAGGGGCAGAAGCAGGTCTTCGAAGCCGAGGCGGCATGGAAGGACGCGGTGCGGGCCCGCGCCACCCTGCAGCGCCAACTCTTCCAGCAGGGCGTCGATCCCGAGCTGCTCGACCGCGCCAGCGACGATACCGCGATCCTCGTCGCCGACGTCCCCGAGGCGCGCATGGAGGCCGTGCACGTCGGCCAGGCGGCCGAGGCGCGCTTCTTCGCCAGGCCCGGGGCGCCCGTTCCGGCCGCCGTCAGCAGCGTCGCACCGGCGCTGGCCAGCGACCGCCGCACGCTGCGCGTCTTCTTCGCGTTGGACGACCGGGGGGCGCGCCTGCGGCCCGGCATGTTCGCCGACGTCGGGCTCGGCACCGAGGCGCGAGACGCCATCTCCGTGCCGAGCGACGCGGTGCTGCACATCGGCCGCTCCGACTACATCCTCGTTCAGGAGGCGGGCGGCGTCTGGCGCGTCACGCCGGTCGGAGTCGGCGAGTCGTACGGCCCGGCGGTCGAGGTCGTCTCCGGGCTCGCCCCCGGAGACGTCATCATCGGCGGCGGCGCGATTCTGCTCAAGCCGCTGATGGTCCAGGCGCTGCGCGACTGA
- a CDS encoding VOC family protein, whose protein sequence is MADTFIWYELATRDPAAAEAFYAAVVGWTAQPFGGGMAYTVLAAPDGAVGGIGPLPAEAWATPGWLGYIAVDDVDAVAERITRAGGAVVRPPDDIPGVGRFAVVADPQGVRFMLLRPTPRDAAPPRAFQAEAPGHIGWNELHSTDWAAGFAFYSALFGWEKLDAMDMGAMGTYQLFGVGGVPLGGMLNSPSFPRPSWLFYFNVDDIDAAQRRLSAAGGSVLHGPSEVPGGRWIIQAMDPQQVMFAVVGPRR, encoded by the coding sequence ATGGCAGACACGTTCATCTGGTACGAGCTGGCGACCCGCGACCCGGCGGCGGCCGAGGCGTTCTACGCGGCGGTCGTCGGCTGGACGGCGCAGCCATTCGGCGGCGGCATGGCGTACACGGTGCTGGCGGCGCCGGACGGCGCCGTCGGCGGTATCGGCCCGCTGCCGGCCGAGGCATGGGCGACGCCCGGTTGGTTGGGCTACATCGCGGTCGACGATGTCGACGCCGTGGCCGAACGAATCACGCGCGCCGGCGGCGCCGTCGTGCGCCCGCCCGACGACATCCCCGGCGTCGGCCGCTTCGCGGTGGTCGCCGATCCACAGGGCGTGCGCTTCATGCTGCTGCGCCCCACGCCGCGCGACGCCGCGCCGCCGCGGGCGTTCCAGGCCGAGGCGCCGGGCCACATCGGCTGGAACGAGCTCCACAGCACCGATTGGGCCGCCGGCTTCGCCTTCTACAGCGCCCTGTTCGGCTGGGAGAAGCTCGACGCCATGGACATGGGCGCCATGGGCACCTACCAGCTCTTCGGCGTCGGCGGCGTGCCGCTCGGCGGGATGCTGAACAGCCCGAGCTTCCCCCGGCCGTCGTGGCTCTTCTACTTCAACGTCGACGACATCGACGCCGCGCAGCGGCGCCTCAGCGCCGCCGGCGGCAGCGTCCTGCACGGCCCGAGCGAAGTCCCGGGCGGCCGTTGGATCATCCAGGCGATGGACCCGCAGCAGGTGATGTTCGCCGTCGTCGGTCCGCGTCGGTGA